Proteins co-encoded in one Candidatus Terasakiella magnetica genomic window:
- a CDS encoding IS30 family transposase encodes RTEFAYHYRLTEKLNIEIFFCDPHAPWQKGAVEVSIARLRPYLPRKTKLEDINQHDIDEIIHQQNHTPRKCLGYKTPHEVFWENLNTVALQL; translated from the coding sequence CGAACTGAGTTTGCTTATCACTATCGCCTGACTGAGAAGCTGAACATAGAGATATTCTTTTGCGATCCTCATGCTCCATGGCAAAAAGGAGCTGTCGAAGTTTCTATTGCCAGGTTGAGACCTTATCTACCGAGAAAAACAAAGCTTGAAGACATCAATCAACATGACATTGACGAAATTATCCATCAACAAAATCATACCCCAAGGAAATGTCTTGGTTACAAGACACCCCATGAGGTATTTTGGGAGAACTTAAATACTGTTGCACTTCAACTGTGA